The following proteins are encoded in a genomic region of Acidobacteriota bacterium:
- the folD gene encoding bifunctional methylenetetrahydrofolate dehydrogenase/methenyltetrahydrofolate cyclohydrolase FolD, with product MNAKILSGKTFADAIKAEVAAEVSDIRETHGYSPCLVVVRVGEDPASAVYVGSKVKTAEELGIISEHCHLDVDTPHDKVIAVIDELNARTDVDGILVQLPLPKQIDERKILERIDPEKDVDGFHPVNVGKLTLGYPALAPCTPAGVIEILKRSGIEIAGKHAVVVGRSNIVGKPMASLLLKENATVTICHSRTSDLPSITRQADILVAAIGRAGFIRREHIRVGATVIDVGINNLTDASLVNDYFLPEDIEKRFKAIETRGFTLVGDVNPKDAMETAANFTPVPGGVGLLTVAMLMRNTVEAAKARRSD from the coding sequence ATGAACGCGAAAATATTGAGCGGAAAGACGTTTGCGGATGCGATCAAGGCCGAAGTTGCTGCCGAGGTCAGCGATATTCGGGAAACTCACGGCTACTCGCCGTGTCTCGTCGTCGTCCGCGTTGGCGAAGATCCGGCGTCGGCGGTCTACGTCGGCAGTAAAGTGAAGACGGCTGAAGAACTCGGGATCATCTCAGAACATTGCCATCTCGATGTCGACACGCCGCATGACAAAGTGATAGCTGTCATCGACGAACTCAATGCGCGCACCGACGTCGACGGCATCCTTGTCCAACTGCCGCTGCCTAAACAGATCGACGAACGAAAGATACTTGAACGCATCGATCCCGAAAAGGATGTGGATGGTTTTCATCCGGTAAACGTCGGCAAACTGACGCTTGGCTATCCGGCCCTCGCACCGTGCACGCCGGCGGGCGTGATCGAGATCTTGAAACGCTCAGGGATAGAGATCGCAGGCAAGCATGCTGTCGTTGTCGGCCGCAGCAATATCGTCGGCAAGCCGATGGCGTCTCTTCTGCTCAAAGAGAATGCGACGGTCACGATCTGTCATTCGCGAACTAGCGATCTGCCGTCGATCACACGGCAGGCCGATATTCTCGTCGCCGCCATCGGGCGAGCAGGCTTCATCCGCCGCGAACACATCCGCGTAGGAGCGACCGTCATCGATGTCGGCATCAACAATCTGACCGACGCGAGCCTTGTCAACGACTACTTTCTGCCTGAGGATATCGAAAAACGTTTCAAAGCGATCGAGACGCGGGGCTTTACGCTGGTAGGCGACGTGAACCCGAAAGATGCAATGGAAACGGCGGCAAATTTCACACCGGTTCCCGGAGGCGTCGGACTGCTGACGGTCGCGATGCTGATGAGAAACACGGTCGAGGCCGCGAAAGCAAGAAGATCAGACTAG
- a CDS encoding nucleoside triphosphate pyrophosphohydrolase family protein, giving the protein MNFEEYQSEASQTALYPRRMENLEYPTLGLAGEAGEVANIVKKIQRDHGGVINDEIRGKLKDELGDVLWYISACADELGLTLAEIADHNVAKLAKRHNRAA; this is encoded by the coding sequence ATGAATTTTGAAGAATACCAGTCAGAAGCAAGCCAGACGGCTCTTTATCCGCGGCGAATGGAAAACCTTGAGTATCCGACGCTCGGCCTTGCCGGCGAAGCGGGCGAGGTCGCCAATATCGTCAAAAAGATCCAACGCGACCACGGCGGCGTCATCAATGACGAGATCCGCGGCAAGTTAAAAGACGAGCTCGGCGATGTGCTTTGGTACATTTCGGCCTGTGCTGACGAACTCGGCCTGACGCTCGCGGAGATCGCCGATCACAACGTGGCAAAGCTCGCCAAGCGGCATAACCGGGCGGCATAA
- a CDS encoding dephospho-CoA kinase, whose translation MLKVGLTGSIAVGKSHVCSVLRELGCHVLDADLTAREVVAKGTPGLASIVREFGEGILTDTGALDRKKLGAIVFADKEKREKLNSIVHPLVIEAQDRWIRDVEMTDSQGIAVIDAALMIESGGYKRFNKLIVVWCESAIQLERLKHRDGLSESDATLRIAAQMPQDEKKQFADHLIDTSRSFEDTRSQVAEVVKKLKLFMAD comes from the coding sequence ATGCTGAAAGTTGGCCTCACAGGTTCGATCGCGGTCGGCAAATCGCATGTTTGCAGCGTTTTGCGTGAACTAGGGTGTCACGTACTGGACGCTGATCTAACGGCACGCGAGGTTGTCGCGAAAGGCACGCCCGGCCTCGCATCGATCGTTCGGGAATTTGGCGAGGGCATATTGACGGATACCGGTGCTCTCGATCGTAAAAAGCTCGGAGCGATCGTTTTTGCTGACAAGGAAAAACGCGAAAAGCTCAATTCCATTGTGCATCCGCTGGTTATCGAAGCGCAGGACCGCTGGATCCGCGACGTCGAAATGACCGATTCGCAAGGCATCGCAGTCATCGACGCCGCACTCATGATCGAGTCTGGAGGTTACAAACGCTTTAACAAATTAATTGTCGTCTGGTGCGAAAGCGCGATACAATTGGAAAGGTTGAAGCACCGCGACGGACTGAGCGAATCGGACGCAACACTCCGCATCGCCGCTCAGATGCCGCAGGATGAAAAAAAACAATTTGCCGATCATCTGATCGATACGTCACGCAGCTTTGAGGACACGCGTTCGCAAGTTGCAGAGGTCGTGAAAAAATTGAAGTTGTTTATGGCTGATTAG